One stretch of Flavobacterium sp. 9 DNA includes these proteins:
- a CDS encoding aldehyde dehydrogenase family protein — protein MTTIASQFGMNEALEKLGIKLVNDGTSTGTENFASGGNLDSFSPVDGKLIASVKMSTQEDYEKVMRAATEAFKTFRLIPAPQRGEIVRQFGQKLRENKEALGKLVSYEMGKSLQEGYGEVQEMIDICDFAVGLSRQLHGLTMHSERPGHRMYEQYHPLGVVGIISAFNFPVAVWSWNTALAWISGDVCVWKPSEKTPLCGIACQNIIAQVIKENNLPEGISCLINGDYKIGELMTADTRIPLVSATGSTRMGKIVAQAVAGRLGKSLLELGGNNAIIVTPDADIKMTVIGAVFGAVGTAGQRCTSTRRLIIHESIYDKVKDALVAAYQQLRIGNPLDENNHVGPLIDTHAVELYAQALNKVVAEGGNILVEGAVLSGEGYESGCYVRPAIAEAQNSFAIVQHETFAPVLYLIKYSGEVDNAIELQNGVAQGLSSAIMTNNLREAERFLSVVGSDCGIANVNIGTSGAEIGGAFGGEKETGGGRESGSDAWKIYMRRQTNTINYTTSLPLAQGIKFDL, from the coding sequence ATGACAACAATAGCATCGCAATTTGGAATGAATGAGGCTCTGGAAAAATTGGGCATCAAATTGGTAAATGACGGAACATCAACGGGAACGGAGAATTTTGCTTCAGGTGGAAATTTAGATAGTTTTTCACCAGTTGACGGAAAATTAATTGCTTCGGTAAAAATGTCAACACAAGAAGATTACGAAAAAGTAATGCGTGCAGCAACAGAAGCTTTTAAAACATTTCGATTAATTCCTGCACCACAACGTGGAGAAATTGTACGTCAGTTTGGGCAAAAGTTGCGCGAAAATAAAGAAGCTCTTGGTAAATTGGTTTCTTATGAAATGGGAAAATCATTGCAGGAAGGTTATGGTGAAGTTCAGGAAATGATTGATATCTGTGATTTTGCTGTTGGTTTATCACGACAATTACACGGATTAACAATGCATTCTGAAAGACCAGGACATCGTATGTATGAGCAATATCATCCACTAGGAGTTGTCGGAATTATTTCGGCATTTAATTTCCCGGTTGCAGTTTGGTCGTGGAATACTGCTTTGGCATGGATTTCAGGAGATGTTTGCGTGTGGAAACCTTCTGAAAAAACACCTCTTTGTGGAATTGCCTGTCAAAATATCATTGCTCAGGTTATCAAAGAAAACAATTTACCGGAAGGAATTTCATGTTTGATAAACGGTGATTATAAAATAGGTGAATTAATGACGGCTGATACACGAATTCCGTTAGTTTCTGCGACAGGTTCAACCCGAATGGGGAAAATTGTTGCACAAGCAGTTGCGGGTCGTTTAGGTAAATCATTATTAGAATTGGGAGGAAATAATGCCATCATTGTAACTCCGGATGCTGATATTAAAATGACTGTTATTGGTGCTGTTTTTGGTGCTGTAGGAACTGCAGGACAACGTTGTACATCAACTCGAAGACTGATTATTCATGAAAGTATTTATGATAAAGTAAAAGATGCTTTAGTGGCGGCTTACCAACAATTGAGAATCGGAAATCCGCTTGACGAAAATAATCACGTTGGTCCGCTAATCGACACTCACGCAGTTGAATTGTATGCTCAGGCTTTGAATAAAGTAGTTGCCGAAGGTGGAAATATCCTAGTCGAAGGTGCAGTACTTTCGGGTGAAGGTTACGAAAGTGGCTGTTATGTTAGACCTGCAATTGCCGAGGCTCAAAATTCATTTGCAATCGTACAACACGAAACATTTGCTCCGGTTTTATATTTAATTAAATATTCAGGAGAAGTTGATAATGCAATTGAGCTTCAAAACGGAGTTGCACAAGGATTATCGTCAGCTATTATGACTAATAATCTTCGTGAAGCTGAAAGGTTTTTATCTGTGGTAGGTTCTGATTGCGGAATTGCAAACGTAAATATCGGAACTTCTGGTGCTGAAATTGGAGGTGCTTTTGGTGGAGAAAAAGAAACCGGAGGAGGTAGAGAATCTGGATCTGATGCCTGGAAAATCTATATGCGTCGTCAAACCAATACTATCAATTATACTACTAGTTTACCTTTGGCGCAAGGAATTAAATTTGATTTGTAG